In Gottschalkia purinilytica, a single window of DNA contains:
- a CDS encoding acyl-CoA dehydratase activase, producing the protein MKTCYLGVDVGSVSTNLVLIDENNDVIYKKYLRTQGKPIEVLKKGLNELSKEMKDIEIKGAGTTGSGRHLASIVLGADEVKNEITAHAIASINSVPNAKTIVEIGGQDSKIIIVRDGIVVDFAMNTVCAAGTGSFLDRQADRLGIHISEFGGLALNSKNPVRIAGRCAVFAESDMIHKQQLGHSQEDIAKGLCDALVRNYLSNVGKGKEILGDIVFQGGVAANIGIKRAFEEALNMDVIVPDNYDVMGAIGVAILASDKTKKTGVTKFKGMNIANVDHKVRGFECQDCANICEVIEIMAEDDIISRYGDKCGKWTNSLEITDRTMI; encoded by the coding sequence GTGAAGACTTGTTATTTGGGAGTTGATGTAGGATCTGTAAGTACCAATTTAGTATTAATAGATGAAAACAATGATGTGATATATAAGAAATATTTAAGGACACAAGGAAAACCTATAGAGGTCCTTAAAAAAGGATTAAATGAACTAAGTAAAGAAATGAAGGATATTGAAATAAAAGGAGCTGGAACTACTGGTAGTGGTAGACACTTAGCTAGTATAGTATTAGGTGCTGATGAAGTTAAAAATGAAATTACAGCTCATGCTATTGCTTCTATAAATAGTGTACCTAATGCTAAAACTATAGTAGAAATTGGAGGACAGGACTCCAAAATCATAATAGTTAGAGATGGTATAGTAGTTGATTTTGCGATGAATACTGTTTGTGCAGCAGGAACAGGTTCATTTTTAGATAGACAGGCGGATAGATTAGGGATACACATAAGTGAATTTGGCGGATTAGCACTAAATTCTAAAAATCCTGTACGAATAGCAGGTAGATGTGCTGTATTTGCAGAGTCTGATATGATACACAAGCAACAATTAGGTCATAGTCAAGAAGATATAGCAAAAGGGCTTTGTGATGCATTAGTTAGAAACTATTTAAGTAATGTAGGTAAAGGAAAGGAAATATTAGGAGATATAGTATTTCAAGGTGGTGTAGCGGCTAATATAGGAATAAAGAGAGCATTTGAAGAAGCTCTTAACATGGACGTAATAGTTCCAGATAACTATGATGTGATGGGTGCAATAGGAGTAGCTATATTAGCAAGTGATAAAACTAAGAAAACAGGAGTAACTAAGTTTAAAGGTATGAACATAGCAAATGTTGATCATAAGGTAAGAGGCTTTGAATGTCAAGACTGTGCTAACATTTGTGAAGTAATAGAGATAATGGCTGAAGATGATATAATTTCAAGATATGGAGATAAATGTGGTAAGTGGACAAATAGCTTAGAAATAACTGATAGAACTATGATATAA
- a CDS encoding acyl-CoA dehydratase activase-related protein encodes MKITFPHMGNTYVAAKALLEDLGNEVILPPKCSKKTLELGTKYSPENICLPLKINIGNYIESIEKGADTIVITGSCGPCRFGFYPLLEQEILRDLGYDVDLVTFDQPQEGIIELIRRVTKVTNTKSPYKILRSGIKAKKVLDEADNLIDFSNSVRARAIDKFKVDVIINKFYKDIENVYGVKEILRLIEDARKEMSKIKIDKDFKPMRVGIIGEIYTIIEPFVNLEIEKKLGYLGIEVNKSLSPSKWVDFHLASFPFRSKEEKRTWKAAKPYLETMVGGHGRETVGNAVMYAEEGYDGLIQILPLTCMPEIVAESIMPTIQNDYDIPILTLVVDEMTGESGYLTRIEAFVDLLKRRREEIGSEDLLFGS; translated from the coding sequence ATGAAGATAACTTTTCCACACATGGGTAATACATATGTTGCAGCTAAAGCACTACTCGAAGATTTAGGAAACGAAGTAATTTTACCACCTAAATGTAGTAAAAAGACTTTAGAACTAGGAACTAAGTATTCCCCTGAAAATATATGTTTACCATTAAAAATTAATATTGGAAATTATATAGAAAGTATAGAAAAAGGAGCAGATACTATAGTCATAACTGGAAGTTGTGGACCATGTAGATTTGGATTTTATCCTTTATTAGAGCAAGAAATCCTTAGAGACCTAGGATATGATGTTGATCTTGTAACATTTGATCAACCACAAGAAGGAATAATTGAGCTAATAAGAAGAGTGACAAAAGTAACCAATACTAAGAGCCCATATAAAATTTTAAGAAGTGGTATCAAAGCAAAAAAAGTGTTGGACGAAGCAGATAATTTAATAGATTTTTCTAATAGTGTAAGGGCTAGGGCAATAGATAAATTTAAAGTAGACGTAATAATAAACAAATTCTATAAGGATATAGAAAATGTATATGGAGTAAAAGAAATACTAAGACTAATTGAAGATGCAAGAAAAGAAATGTCAAAAATTAAAATAGATAAGGACTTTAAACCAATGAGAGTAGGAATTATTGGTGAGATATATACTATCATAGAACCTTTTGTAAACTTAGAAATTGAGAAAAAACTAGGCTATCTAGGAATTGAAGTAAATAAATCATTATCCCCAAGCAAATGGGTTGACTTTCATTTAGCTTCATTTCCTTTTAGATCAAAAGAAGAAAAAAGGACATGGAAAGCTGCTAAACCTTATTTAGAAACTATGGTAGGAGGACATGGAAGAGAAACTGTAGGAAATGCTGTAATGTATGCTGAAGAAGGATATGATGGATTAATACAAATATTACCACTTACGTGTATGCCAGAAATAGTGGCAGAAAGTATAATGCCTACTATCCAAAATGATTATGATATTCCAATATTAACATTAGTTGTAGATGAAATGACAGGAGAATCTGGATATTTAACTAGAATAGAAGCATTTGTTGATTTGTTGAAAAGAAGAAGGGAGGAAATTGGTAGTGAAGACTTGTTATTTGGGAGTTGA
- a CDS encoding acyl-CoA dehydratase activase-related protein — MTYKVGIPRGLLFYEYYPLWKEFFNELEVEVVLSNKTNKEILNKGVSSSVDELCLPVKAYHGHVEDLKNKVDYIFIPKIMSVQKREYTCPKILGLPEVVKNSIKELPNMIDVHINLSKNNFNIVNSVLEVGKYFTSNPYKIMRAYNKAINKYKKYNEMLVNGVNPIRALENYDKNVDFKKLKEKRDLNIMVVGHSYNIYDDYISMNTIRQLEDQNINVITPEMISLEKVNYYSKKLPKRMFWTFGRRIVGAAFNAIEENLVDGIIYISSFGCGLDSILVEIVQRESRRFGMPFTLLTIDEHSGQAGVNTRIEAFVDMIKWRERNEDNFSTHG; from the coding sequence ATGACTTATAAGGTAGGAATTCCACGAGGACTATTGTTTTATGAATACTATCCTTTATGGAAAGAATTTTTTAATGAACTTGAAGTAGAGGTTGTATTATCAAATAAAACTAATAAGGAAATATTAAACAAAGGGGTAAGTTCTTCGGTAGATGAATTATGTTTACCCGTCAAGGCATATCATGGACACGTAGAAGATTTAAAAAATAAGGTTGACTATATATTCATACCTAAGATAATGAGCGTACAAAAAAGAGAATATACTTGTCCCAAAATACTAGGATTGCCAGAGGTAGTGAAAAATTCTATAAAGGAACTACCAAATATGATTGACGTTCATATTAATTTGTCAAAAAACAATTTTAATATTGTAAATAGTGTCTTAGAAGTAGGGAAATACTTTACATCTAATCCTTATAAAATTATGAGGGCTTATAATAAAGCTATTAATAAATATAAAAAATATAATGAAATGCTAGTAAATGGTGTAAATCCTATAAGAGCACTAGAAAATTATGATAAGAACGTAGACTTTAAAAAGTTAAAAGAAAAAAGAGATTTAAATATCATGGTAGTAGGACATTCATATAATATTTATGATGATTATATTAGTATGAATACTATTCGCCAACTTGAAGATCAAAATATAAATGTAATAACTCCAGAAATGATAAGCCTAGAAAAAGTAAATTATTATTCTAAGAAACTTCCAAAACGAATGTTTTGGACCTTTGGAAGAAGAATAGTTGGAGCAGCATTTAATGCTATAGAAGAAAATTTAGTAGATGGGATAATTTATATATCTTCTTTTGGTTGCGGATTAGATTCTATATTAGTAGAAATTGTTCAGAGAGAATCAAGGAGGTTTGGAATGCCTTTTACATTATTAACAATAGACGAACATAGTGGGCAAGCAGGTGTGAATACCAGAATAGAAGCTTTTGTAGATATGATTAAATGGAGGGAAAGAAATGAAGATAACTTTTCCACACATGGGTAA
- a CDS encoding NUDIX domain-containing protein has protein sequence MFRIVTKALVFKGNEILILKRASKSKFGKDLWDIPGGKLNFGEEPLEGLLREIYEETSLSISPKSIIDVSSGIDNEKGIQYVTITYLCDYVSGEVRLNDENKEFAWANIKNMKDYNKMYYLEQSLDKYLKSL, from the coding sequence ATGTTTAGAATAGTTACCAAAGCTTTAGTTTTTAAAGGAAATGAAATACTTATATTAAAAAGAGCTTCAAAATCAAAGTTTGGTAAAGATTTATGGGATATACCAGGAGGTAAATTAAATTTTGGAGAGGAGCCTTTAGAAGGATTATTAAGAGAGATATATGAGGAAACATCTTTAAGTATAAGTCCTAAAAGCATTATTGATGTTAGCTCAGGAATAGATAATGAAAAAGGGATTCAATATGTTACGATAACTTACTTATGTGATTATGTTTCAGGTGAAGTAAGGTTAAATGACGAAAATAAAGAATTTGCATGGGCAAATATAAAAAATATGAAAGACTATAATAAAATGTACTACTTGGAGCAATCTTTAGATAAATATCTAAAAAGTCTATAA
- a CDS encoding Eco57I restriction-modification methylase domain-containing protein codes for MKSLKGIIRNIIERNDGDNINWNIHKIKSILHYISRVILIIIESKNKDLIKNIDYILNRSENKFEGTYYDIFIDMEEKYDFNLYLNKVDKLDIINILLSMDTNNFKESFLGELYESFTTAKERQYLGQVYTPKYIVKYMINSSIKKEDIINNPYFKVIDPSCGGGYFLIEAYKKIKDIFNQNYDEIMYKNPYLKLSTKDDIHKFILTNNIWGTDIDEFSVFITAFSLIVNGTIEENIKTNIIEKDILLEDELSLFNYDESFKVLDNQFDLVMGNPPYIGHKKIDKLYRNRIASHYEDVYSDKSDISYCFFKKGYELLKEQGKLVYITSRYFQEAPSAKKLRDFILNRFHINRIIDFYGENIFKGASVSSAIIECEKSKELEKNIMIYRLMNNTSIKEKQLYLDENYFEIFKIDQSTLKGDKWIIVNGSERKVFKKIERRGNFILDDICICNQGIITGYDKAFIVDIDTIEKENLEKKYIKAWIKNSDIMKYREPKNSKYILYTDSIEDISECPNIMNRLSKYRERLSNRRECKKNTREWYQLQWGRNKDVFKNEKILFPYKSKECNFTICNNEVYCSADVYILNIKKQFKDIITLEYLTAFLNSSLFEFYFKIVAKKLNDKLYDFYPNKIMSLKIKVNKEQSIIKNLVNDMTNKYTKFHGNEKELNHYITTNQRKINEYFYSIYDLTKDDIRVIENKLNKLNTK; via the coding sequence TTGAAAAGCCTTAAAGGTATAATAAGAAATATAATAGAAAGAAATGATGGTGACAATATTAATTGGAATATACACAAGATAAAAAGTATATTGCATTATATAAGTAGAGTAATTTTGATAATAATTGAAAGTAAAAATAAGGATTTAATAAAAAATATAGATTACATATTAAATAGATCGGAAAATAAATTTGAAGGAACATATTATGATATTTTTATAGATATGGAAGAGAAATATGACTTCAATCTATATCTTAACAAAGTAGATAAGTTAGATATAATAAACATTTTATTGAGTATGGATACTAATAATTTTAAGGAATCTTTCTTAGGAGAATTATATGAGAGCTTTACTACTGCAAAAGAAAGACAATATTTAGGACAAGTATATACGCCTAAATACATAGTTAAATATATGATAAATTCATCTATAAAAAAGGAAGACATAATCAATAATCCATATTTTAAAGTTATAGATCCATCATGTGGAGGAGGTTACTTTTTAATAGAAGCTTATAAAAAGATAAAAGATATTTTTAATCAGAACTATGATGAAATAATGTATAAGAATCCTTATCTAAAATTAAGTACTAAGGATGATATACATAAATTCATACTAACAAATAATATATGGGGAACTGATATAGATGAATTTTCAGTATTCATTACTGCATTTTCACTTATTGTAAATGGAACGATTGAAGAAAATATAAAGACTAATATAATTGAAAAAGATATTTTATTAGAAGATGAATTAAGTTTATTTAATTATGATGAAAGTTTTAAAGTTTTAGATAATCAATTTGATTTAGTTATGGGAAATCCTCCATATATAGGTCATAAAAAAATAGATAAGTTATATAGAAATAGAATAGCATCACACTATGAAGATGTATATTCAGATAAATCAGATATATCTTATTGCTTTTTTAAAAAAGGATATGAGCTTTTAAAGGAACAAGGAAAGCTTGTATATATTACATCTAGATATTTTCAGGAAGCCCCTTCCGCTAAAAAACTAAGAGATTTTATTTTAAATAGATTTCATATAAATAGGATTATTGATTTTTATGGAGAAAATATATTCAAAGGAGCTTCAGTAAGTTCGGCGATAATAGAATGTGAAAAATCTAAGGAATTAGAAAAAAATATTATGATATATAGACTTATGAATAATACATCTATAAAAGAAAAACAATTATATTTAGATGAAAATTATTTTGAAATATTTAAAATAGATCAAAGCACTTTAAAAGGAGATAAATGGATAATTGTTAATGGATCAGAAAGAAAAGTTTTTAAGAAAATTGAACGTAGAGGAAATTTTATACTAGATGACATATGTATATGCAATCAAGGAATTATTACTGGCTATGATAAAGCTTTTATAGTAGATATAGATACAATTGAAAAAGAAAACTTAGAAAAAAAGTATATTAAAGCATGGATAAAAAATAGTGATATTATGAAATATAGAGAGCCAAAAAACTCTAAATATATACTATACACTGATAGTATAGAAGATATAAGTGAATGTCCAAATATCATGAATAGATTATCTAAATATAGAGAAAGACTTTCAAATAGAAGAGAGTGTAAAAAAAATACTAGAGAATGGTATCAACTTCAATGGGGAAGAAATAAAGACGTATTTAAAAATGAGAAAATACTTTTTCCCTATAAATCTAAAGAGTGCAATTTTACAATATGCAACAATGAAGTTTACTGTAGTGCCGATGTATATATTTTAAATATAAAAAAACAGTTTAAAGATATTATTACTCTAGAATACTTAACAGCTTTTTTAAATTCGTCTCTATTTGAATTTTATTTTAAAATAGTGGCGAAAAAGCTAAATGATAAGCTATATGACTTTTATCCAAATAAGATTATGTCACTAAAGATAAAAGTTAATAAAGAACAAAGTATAATAAAAAATTTGGTAAATGATATGACGAATAAGTATACCAAATTTCATGGGAATGAAAAAGAACTTAACCATTATATTACCACAAATCAGAGAAAAATTAATGAGTATTTCTATAGTATATATGATTTAACTAAAGATGATATTAGAGTTATTGAAAACAAGTTAAATAAACTTAATACCAAATGA